A genome region from Pseudomonas sp. N3-W includes the following:
- the fabG gene encoding 3-oxoacyl-ACP reductase FabG, which yields MTESVLVTGSSRGIGRAIALRLAQAGHDIVLHCRSGLAEAEAVKAEVEALGRNARVLQFDVSDRASCKAILEADVETHGAYYGVVLNAGLTRDGAFPALSEDDWDVVMRTNLDGFYNVLHPVMMPMIRRRAAGRIVCITSVSGLIGNRGQVNYSASKAGLIGAAKALAIELGKRKITVNCVAPGLIDTAMLDENVPVEELMKMIPAQRMGTPEEVAGAVNFLMSAEAAYITRQVLAVNGGLC from the coding sequence ATGACTGAATCCGTACTGGTCACCGGCTCCAGCCGTGGCATTGGCCGCGCCATTGCGCTGCGTCTGGCGCAGGCCGGCCACGACATCGTGCTGCATTGCCGCAGCGGTCTGGCCGAAGCCGAGGCGGTAAAGGCCGAAGTCGAAGCCCTGGGCCGCAATGCCCGCGTGCTGCAATTCGACGTGTCCGACCGCGCCAGTTGCAAAGCCATTCTCGAAGCCGACGTCGAAACCCATGGCGCCTATTACGGCGTGGTGCTCAATGCCGGCCTGACTCGCGACGGGGCGTTTCCAGCCTTGAGCGAAGACGATTGGGACGTGGTAATGCGCACCAACCTCGACGGTTTCTACAACGTGCTGCACCCGGTGATGATGCCGATGATTCGTCGTCGCGCCGCCGGGCGGATTGTCTGCATCACGTCTGTTTCCGGGCTGATCGGCAATCGCGGCCAGGTCAACTACAGCGCGTCCAAGGCCGGATTGATCGGCGCGGCGAAAGCGCTGGCCATCGAGCTGGGCAAGCGCAAGATCACCGTCAATTGCGTCGCCCCCGGCCTGATCGACACCGCGATGCTGGACGAAAACGTGCCGGTGGAAGAACTGATGAAAATGATCCCCGCACAACGCATGGGCACACCTGAAGAGGTGGCCGGTGCGGTGAATTTCCTGATGTCGGCGGAAGCCGCCTACATCACCCGCCAGGTCCTGGCAGTCAACGGAGGCCTGTGCTGA
- a CDS encoding hotdog family protein codes for MIAWPLAELLPHAGDMILIEQILSFDDEQIHTRLTVKPGGLFNRADGSLPAWVGIELMAQSVAAYAGCHARARGDAVELGFLLGTRKFECNVEHFPVGTELTIHGLRSLEDDSGMGVFECHINAPGIHATARLNVYRPPEAAQYLQESQGVE; via the coding sequence ATGATTGCCTGGCCGCTCGCCGAACTGCTGCCCCACGCTGGCGACATGATCCTCATCGAGCAGATCCTGTCGTTCGATGACGAGCAGATTCACACCCGCCTCACCGTCAAACCCGGTGGCCTGTTCAACCGCGCTGACGGCAGCCTGCCGGCCTGGGTCGGCATCGAACTGATGGCCCAGAGCGTTGCCGCCTACGCCGGTTGCCATGCCCGCGCCCGCGGCGATGCGGTGGAGTTGGGCTTTCTGCTCGGCACCCGCAAATTCGAATGCAACGTGGAACACTTTCCGGTCGGCACCGAGCTGACCATCCACGGCCTGCGCTCGCTGGAAGACGACAGCGGCATGGGCGTGTTCGAATGCCACATCAACGCCCCCGGCATTCATGCCACCGCTCGTCTGAACGTGTACCGCCCGCCCGAAGCGGCGCAATATCTTCAAGAATCCCAAGGAGTCGAGTGA
- a CDS encoding beta-ketoacyl-[acyl-carrier-protein] synthase family protein has translation MTAYLNALGVICSLGRGKSEVAQNLFAGDCSGMRNESGWVPDRVLPVAAVHGELASIPAHLAGQASRNNQLLLEAALQIRADIDQAISTYGAGRIGIVLGTSTSGIDEASRGLAHYIREQQFPADYDYQQQELGAPANFLADWLQLSGPAYVISTACTSSARALMSAQRLLDLGLCDAVLCGGVDSLCKLTLNGFSALEAVSEQRCNPFSANRNGINIGEAAVLFLMSKTAGDAQPIALLGSGASSDAHHISAPEPSGRGALQAMRKALSRAALQPTQIGYLNLHGTATQHNDAMESLAVATLFPDGVPCSSTKPMTGHTLGAAGALEAAFCWLSLCADNTGHALPPHVWDGQPDPDLPPLEWVTPATRLASIAPRYLMSNSFAFGGNNVSLIIGDAP, from the coding sequence ATGACCGCCTATTTGAACGCCCTGGGGGTGATCTGCTCGCTCGGGCGCGGCAAAAGCGAAGTCGCGCAGAATCTGTTTGCCGGTGACTGCAGCGGCATGCGCAACGAATCTGGCTGGGTGCCGGATCGCGTATTGCCAGTTGCGGCGGTACACGGTGAACTGGCGTCGATCCCGGCACACCTCGCCGGGCAAGCCAGCCGCAACAATCAGCTGTTGCTGGAAGCGGCGCTGCAAATTCGCGCTGACATCGATCAGGCGATCAGCACCTATGGCGCCGGTCGTATCGGCATCGTATTGGGCACCAGCACCTCGGGCATCGATGAAGCCAGTCGCGGCCTGGCGCATTACATTCGCGAACAGCAGTTCCCTGCAGATTACGACTATCAGCAACAGGAACTCGGCGCGCCGGCCAACTTCCTCGCCGACTGGCTGCAACTGAGCGGCCCGGCCTATGTGATTTCCACCGCGTGCACTTCCAGCGCCCGAGCCTTGATGAGCGCCCAGCGCCTGCTCGACCTGGGGCTGTGCGATGCCGTGCTGTGCGGCGGCGTCGACAGTTTGTGCAAGCTGACGCTGAACGGTTTTTCGGCGCTGGAAGCGGTGTCCGAACAACGCTGCAATCCATTTTCCGCCAACCGTAACGGCATCAACATCGGCGAAGCAGCGGTGCTGTTCCTGATGAGCAAAACTGCCGGTGACGCACAGCCGATTGCCCTGCTCGGCAGCGGCGCCAGTTCCGATGCGCATCACATTTCCGCGCCGGAACCGAGTGGCCGGGGCGCCCTGCAAGCGATGCGCAAAGCCCTGAGCCGCGCCGCCCTGCAACCGACGCAAATCGGCTACCTGAACCTGCACGGCACCGCCACCCAACACAACGACGCCATGGAAAGCCTGGCGGTGGCCACGCTGTTCCCGGACGGCGTGCCCTGCTCCTCGACCAAACCCATGACCGGCCACACCCTCGGTGCCGCCGGTGCGCTGGAAGCGGCGTTCTGCTGGCTGAGCCTGTGCGCGGACAACACCGGTCACGCCCTGCCACCCCACGTCTGGGACGGCCAGCCCGACCCCGACCTGCCGCCGCTGGAATGGGTGACCCCGGCCACCCGCCTGGCGTCCATTGCACCCCGCTACCTGATGAGCAATTCCTTTGCCTTTGGTGGCAACAACGTCAGCCTGATTATCGGAGACGCCCCATGA
- a CDS encoding class I SAM-dependent methyltransferase has product MSYLSDNYVEETRFGFWFLRSHTWQHHVLRVAINDLRSLFSAPLPNNPVLLDAGCGQGKSFQYLRQTFAPERLIGVDADPHSLELSAEEATRQRMNVELIGSDCATLNVPDASVDLLFCHQTFHHLVEQDRALAEFYRVLKPGGYLLFAESTEAYIDTWVIRWLFRHPMHVQKSAAGYLEMIRQQGFVFSPQNVSYPYLWWSRARDFGLLERFGLRKPKPFGQREETLVNVVARKPLEGGV; this is encoded by the coding sequence ATGAGTTACTTGAGCGACAACTACGTCGAAGAAACCAGATTCGGTTTCTGGTTCCTGCGCAGCCACACCTGGCAGCACCATGTGTTGCGCGTGGCGATCAACGATTTGCGTAGTTTGTTCAGCGCGCCGTTGCCGAACAATCCGGTGTTACTGGATGCCGGTTGCGGCCAGGGCAAGTCGTTCCAGTACCTGCGCCAGACGTTTGCGCCCGAGCGTTTGATCGGCGTCGATGCCGATCCGCACAGCCTCGAACTGAGCGCTGAAGAAGCGACTCGCCAACGCATGAACGTGGAACTGATCGGCAGCGACTGCGCGACGCTCAACGTGCCGGATGCCAGCGTCGATCTGCTGTTCTGCCACCAGACGTTCCATCATCTGGTGGAACAGGACCGGGCACTGGCCGAGTTCTATCGGGTGCTCAAGCCCGGTGGTTATCTGCTGTTCGCCGAGTCCACCGAGGCCTACATTGATACATGGGTGATTCGCTGGCTGTTTCGCCACCCGATGCATGTGCAGAAGAGCGCTGCCGGGTACCTGGAAATGATTCGCCAGCAGGGTTTCGTGTTCAGCCCACAGAACGTGTCTTATCCGTACCTGTGGTGGAGCCGCGCCAGGGATTTCGGCCTGCTGGAGCGCTTTGGCCTGCGCAAGCCAAAGCCTTTTGGCCAGCGGGAAGAAACCCTGGTCAACGTGGTGGCGCGCAAGCCGCTTGAGGGTGGTGTTTGA
- a CDS encoding NAD(P)/FAD-dependent oxidoreductase codes for MSIVEMERRQVLVIGAGPSGAIAAALLKRKGHDVLVVERQHFPRFSIGESLLSHCLDFVEEAGMLDAVNAAGFQLKTGAAFAWGDQYSAFDFGDTFSQGKPTTFQVQRADFDKLLADQAALQGVELRYGEAIVSADFNLPKPQLNVLREDGSEYRIEADFVLDASGYGRVLPRLLDLEAPSNFPVRQAVFTHVEDHIDNPKFDRTKILVTTHPTQRDIWFWTIPFSNGRCSVGVVAAAEHFEGRSDDLDECLRSFIDETPSLAGVLNNAVWDTPARTIGGYSANVKTLHGPGFALLGNAAEFLDPVFSSGVTIAMRSASMAAGVLHRQLLGESVDWQTEFAEPLKRGVDTFRAYVEGWYAGTFQDVIYHPGSSPDIRRMIASILAGYAWDERNPFVSEAKRRLKVISEICARDAT; via the coding sequence GTGTCAATCGTTGAAATGGAACGTCGTCAGGTGCTGGTCATCGGTGCCGGGCCTTCGGGCGCCATCGCCGCCGCGCTGCTCAAGCGCAAGGGACACGATGTGCTAGTGGTCGAACGCCAGCATTTCCCACGGTTCTCTATCGGCGAAAGCCTGCTGTCCCACTGCCTGGATTTCGTCGAGGAAGCCGGCATGCTGGACGCGGTAAATGCCGCCGGATTCCAGCTGAAAACCGGCGCCGCATTCGCCTGGGGTGATCAGTACAGTGCCTTCGATTTCGGTGACACCTTCAGCCAGGGCAAGCCGACCACCTTCCAGGTCCAGCGCGCCGACTTCGACAAACTGCTGGCCGATCAGGCCGCGTTGCAAGGCGTGGAATTGCGCTACGGCGAAGCCATCGTCAGCGCTGATTTCAACCTGCCGAAACCGCAGCTGAACGTGCTGCGCGAGGATGGCAGCGAGTACCGCATCGAGGCCGATTTCGTGCTCGACGCCAGCGGCTACGGCCGAGTGCTGCCGCGCTTGCTGGACCTGGAAGCGCCGTCGAATTTTCCGGTGCGTCAGGCGGTGTTCACCCACGTCGAAGACCATATCGACAACCCGAAATTCGACCGCACCAAGATCCTCGTTACCACGCACCCGACCCAACGCGATATCTGGTTCTGGACCATCCCGTTCAGCAACGGGCGTTGCTCGGTGGGCGTGGTCGCGGCAGCGGAGCATTTCGAAGGTCGCAGTGACGATCTGGACGAGTGTCTGCGCAGCTTCATCGACGAAACCCCGAGCCTGGCCGGTGTGCTGAACAACGCCGTGTGGGATACACCTGCACGGACCATCGGCGGCTACTCGGCCAACGTCAAAACCCTGCACGGGCCGGGCTTCGCCTTGCTTGGCAACGCCGCGGAATTTCTCGACCCGGTGTTCTCCTCCGGCGTGACCATCGCCATGCGTTCGGCGAGCATGGCCGCTGGCGTGCTGCACCGTCAGTTGCTGGGCGAAAGCGTTGACTGGCAAACCGAGTTCGCCGAGCCGCTGAAGCGCGGCGTCGACACGTTCCGCGCCTACGTCGAAGGCTGGTACGCCGGGACGTTCCAGGACGTGATCTACCACCCTGGCAGCTCCCCGGACATTCGCCGCATGATCGCCTCGATCCTGGCCGGTTACGCCTGGGACGAGCGCAACCCGTTCGTCAGCGAAGCCAAGCGGCGCCTGAAGGTGATTTCAGAAATCTGTGCAAGGGATGCCACATGA
- a CDS encoding sodium:proton antiporter encodes MMVALFWIMAVALFAVATRVGRHFGLIPIVSQLLLATFGLPLLMYFWIEPGWQLSGAVLIAPVWLKNLYSLSFALLLGHILSDVIDLRLDRQSLKIALPSFCIPFACGLGTAVWLLPPQPWISSLAVGLVFAITAIPVLYLYLRHINYPPAATRRLVQTAILIDLTCWTLFGFAQGSLHLSSLLLPLAGVCLPILLRLLGLRQPLLHSGCFFALLVLAEHFKLNALIFGIGYLLCMAALKVPLVLPLSAQWMTRLQTWIAIPLILTFGIVQIDVHAAMASLGWLQLAALLLLPIAGKLLGNWLGLGWAGTSFDGASRWRESILLNIRGLSEIVFLNLLLQQLLISPALYFALMLMGLIATLLPALAGMHRSPLNIAVPVRSTRVNR; translated from the coding sequence ATGATGGTCGCGCTGTTCTGGATCATGGCCGTGGCGCTGTTCGCCGTGGCGACCCGTGTCGGGCGGCATTTCGGCCTGATCCCGATTGTCAGTCAGTTGCTGCTGGCGACCTTCGGCCTGCCGCTGCTGATGTACTTCTGGATCGAGCCCGGCTGGCAACTCAGCGGCGCGGTGCTGATCGCGCCGGTGTGGCTGAAAAACCTCTACAGCCTGAGCTTCGCCTTGCTGCTGGGGCACATTCTCAGTGACGTGATCGACCTGCGGCTGGACCGCCAGAGCCTGAAGATCGCCCTGCCGAGTTTCTGCATTCCGTTCGCTTGCGGCCTGGGGACGGCCGTCTGGCTGTTGCCGCCGCAACCGTGGATCAGTTCACTGGCCGTGGGGCTGGTGTTCGCCATCACTGCGATTCCGGTGCTGTATTTGTACTTGCGCCATATCAATTATCCACCGGCTGCCACGCGGCGTCTGGTGCAGACCGCGATCCTCATCGACCTCACCTGCTGGACGCTGTTCGGCTTCGCCCAAGGCAGCCTGCACCTGAGCAGTCTGCTGCTGCCATTGGCCGGTGTGTGCTTGCCGATACTGCTGCGCCTACTCGGCTTGCGGCAGCCGTTGCTGCACAGCGGTTGCTTCTTCGCGCTGCTGGTACTGGCCGAGCACTTCAAGCTCAACGCGCTGATTTTCGGCATCGGTTATTTGCTGTGCATGGCCGCGTTGAAAGTGCCGCTGGTGTTGCCGTTGTCAGCACAGTGGATGACGCGTTTGCAGACCTGGATCGCCATCCCGCTGATCCTCACGTTCGGCATCGTGCAAATCGATGTCCACGCCGCCATGGCCAGCCTCGGCTGGCTGCAACTGGCCGCCCTGCTGCTGTTGCCGATCGCCGGCAAATTGCTCGGCAACTGGCTCGGCCTCGGCTGGGCAGGCACATCGTTTGACGGCGCCAGTCGCTGGCGCGAAAGCATTCTGTTGAACATTCGCGGCTTGAGCGAAATCGTCTTTCTCAACCTGCTGCTGCAACAACTACTCATCAGCCCGGCGCTGTACTTCGCGCTGATGCTGATGGGCCTGATCGCGACCTTGCTGCCGGCACTGGCCGGCATGCACCGAAGCCCCCTGAATATTGCTGTCCCGGTAAGGAGTACCCGTGTCAATCGTTGA
- a CDS encoding MMPL family transporter, with amino-acid sequence MTLPSERMLPRLFLILLLAVLALAGRQWRDGAPLSANLMELVPGTAPDALELRAEQRMQEPLNREMLVLVGHADRQRAIAMAQKLGDEWQASGLFEKVQWNLQADLPALRTQLLQGRLAMLGDADRQQLIEHPGAFIQQRVQALFDPFTGFSLVPSQDDWLGLTGRIQNSQPQHGAVQLDIGSGALVADADGKSWVLLRARTTGNAFDMNLPLQVAALLKHSREEAAQTDVQLLAASGLLYAANGQQQATREMTWVGGGATLGILLLLLLAFRRWRVLLAFVPVLVGMLFGAVACVALFGHMHVMTLVLGSSLIGVAVDYPLHYLSKSWSLKPWHSWPALRLTLPGLTLSLITSCIGYLALAWTPFPALTQIAVFSAAGLLGAYLSAVCLLPALLKGLDLRPAQWPLRVCEFLVTLRQALLKRASTPVLLALLIAFCLGGVLQLNSKNDIRQWVGMPAQLTAEAQAIARITGYQPTSQFFLIRAANQQQLLERQNALSERLEQLVNLDKLQGFLSLNQLVSQPSEQQQVREALNKLPLFWQPLLDVGVPVEALQAELATLQALPDEDIDAALAGPLAEPYRPLWLGKTDDGVAAMVSLQGLNNPALLRVQALDLPGVQLVDRLGELNNVFAATQISAAELKLASCVLIVLVLILPFGLGGAVRIVALPLLAALCSLASLGWLGQPLTLFSLFGLLLVTAISVDYAILMREQVGGAAVSLLGTLLAALTTWLSFGLLAVSSTPAVSNFGLSVSLGLAFSFLLAPWAGTHVHAAPVAEPAA; translated from the coding sequence ATGACTTTGCCGAGTGAACGGATGCTCCCACGGCTGTTTCTGATCCTGCTGCTGGCGGTGCTCGCGCTCGCCGGCCGGCAATGGCGTGACGGCGCACCGCTGTCGGCCAACCTGATGGAACTGGTGCCGGGCACGGCACCGGACGCGCTGGAACTGCGCGCCGAACAACGCATGCAAGAACCACTGAACCGCGAAATGCTGGTGCTGGTCGGCCACGCCGATCGCCAGCGAGCCATCGCCATGGCGCAAAAACTGGGCGATGAATGGCAGGCCAGCGGCTTGTTCGAGAAGGTCCAGTGGAACCTCCAGGCCGACTTGCCGGCACTGCGCACGCAACTGCTGCAAGGCCGACTGGCAATGCTCGGTGACGCGGATCGCCAGCAATTGATTGAACACCCCGGCGCGTTCATCCAGCAACGGGTGCAAGCGCTGTTCGACCCGTTTACCGGTTTCAGTCTGGTGCCGAGCCAGGACGACTGGCTGGGCCTGACCGGACGTATCCAGAACAGCCAGCCGCAACACGGCGCGGTGCAACTGGACATCGGCAGCGGCGCGCTGGTTGCCGACGCCGACGGCAAGAGTTGGGTGCTGCTGCGGGCGCGCACCACCGGCAACGCCTTCGACATGAACCTGCCACTGCAAGTGGCCGCCCTGCTCAAGCACAGCCGCGAAGAAGCGGCGCAAACGGACGTGCAACTGCTGGCCGCCAGCGGCTTGCTCTACGCCGCCAATGGTCAGCAACAAGCCACCCGGGAAATGACCTGGGTCGGCGGCGGCGCCACACTGGGCATCCTGTTGCTGCTGTTGCTGGCCTTCCGACGCTGGCGGGTGTTGCTGGCGTTCGTACCGGTGCTGGTCGGCATGCTGTTCGGCGCGGTGGCCTGTGTGGCGCTGTTCGGCCATATGCATGTGATGACGCTGGTGCTGGGGTCGAGCCTGATCGGCGTCGCGGTGGATTACCCGCTGCATTATCTGTCCAAGAGCTGGAGCCTCAAGCCCTGGCACAGCTGGCCGGCCCTGCGCCTGACCCTGCCGGGGCTGACCCTGAGCCTGATCACCAGTTGCATCGGTTACCTGGCGCTGGCCTGGACGCCATTCCCGGCGCTGACCCAGATCGCCGTGTTCTCCGCCGCCGGTCTGCTCGGCGCCTATCTGTCCGCCGTGTGCCTGCTGCCGGCGCTGCTCAAGGGCCTGGACCTGCGCCCGGCGCAATGGCCGCTGCGGGTCTGCGAGTTTCTGGTGACGCTGCGCCAGGCGCTGCTCAAACGCGCCAGCACCCCGGTACTGCTGGCACTGCTGATTGCCTTCTGCCTGGGCGGCGTGTTGCAGCTCAACAGCAAAAACGACATTCGCCAATGGGTCGGCATGCCGGCGCAATTGACCGCCGAAGCCCAGGCCATCGCACGCATCACCGGCTACCAGCCCACCAGCCAGTTCTTCCTGATCCGGGCGGCCAATCAGCAGCAGTTGCTGGAACGCCAGAACGCCCTCAGCGAACGTCTGGAGCAGTTGGTCAATCTCGACAAACTCCAGGGCTTTTTGTCGCTCAACCAATTGGTCAGCCAACCCAGCGAACAGCAACAAGTGCGCGAAGCGTTGAACAAGCTGCCGCTGTTCTGGCAGCCGCTGCTGGACGTTGGCGTGCCGGTCGAAGCGCTGCAAGCCGAGTTGGCGACATTGCAGGCACTGCCTGACGAGGACATCGACGCCGCGCTGGCCGGACCGCTGGCCGAGCCTTATCGCCCGCTGTGGTTGGGCAAGACCGATGACGGCGTGGCCGCAATGGTCAGCCTGCAAGGCCTGAACAACCCGGCGCTGCTGCGGGTTCAGGCGCTGGATTTGCCGGGTGTGCAACTGGTGGATCGCCTCGGCGAACTGAACAATGTGTTTGCCGCCACGCAAATCAGCGCGGCGGAACTGAAACTCGCCTCCTGCGTGCTGATCGTGCTGGTGCTGATCCTGCCCTTCGGCCTCGGTGGTGCGGTGCGCATCGTCGCGCTGCCGCTGCTGGCGGCGCTGTGCAGTCTGGCGAGCCTTGGCTGGCTGGGTCAGCCGCTGACGCTGTTCAGTCTGTTCGGCCTGCTGCTGGTGACGGCCATCAGCGTCGATTACGCGATCCTCATGCGCGAGCAGGTCGGCGGCGCCGCCGTGAGCCTGCTGGGCACCTTGCTGGCGGCGCTGACCACGTGGCTCTCGTTCGGTTTGCTGGCGGTGTCCAGCACGCCGGCAGTGAGTAACTTCGGGCTGTCGGTGAGCCTCGGCCTGGCGTTCAGCTTTTTGCTGGCGCCGTGGGCCGGCACGCATGTTCATGCCGCGCCGGTCGCGGAGCCGGCAGCATGA
- a CDS encoding outer membrane lipoprotein carrier protein LolA gives MTCLTVLALLGLPSLAQAFDLQQLSDQLAKPDVIHGNFIQEKHLRALPQPLTSKGTFVLAKNHGLLWLLKTPLQQDYRISAKGIARRDASGWQMLPNKSAGAEQNRLFLAVLQGDSSGLQRDFELSLSGDAQHWKLTLTPRSLLLKQVFNQINIDGGELVQSIELLETQGDSTVLRMRDSTATQPLSDAEQHDFAE, from the coding sequence ATCACGTGCCTGACCGTGTTGGCGCTACTAGGGCTGCCATCGCTCGCGCAGGCCTTCGACCTGCAACAACTCAGCGATCAACTGGCCAAGCCCGATGTGATCCACGGCAACTTCATCCAGGAAAAACACCTGCGCGCCCTGCCGCAACCGCTGACCAGCAAAGGCACGTTCGTGCTGGCAAAAAACCACGGTCTGCTGTGGCTGTTGAAAACCCCGCTGCAACAGGATTACCGCATCAGCGCCAAGGGTATCGCCCGGCGTGACGCCAGCGGCTGGCAGATGCTGCCGAACAAGAGCGCCGGGGCCGAGCAGAACCGCTTGTTTCTTGCGGTGCTGCAAGGCGACAGCAGCGGCCTGCAACGGGACTTCGAGCTGAGTCTTTCCGGCGATGCACAACACTGGAAGCTGACCCTGACCCCGCGTTCACTGCTGCTCAAGCAAGTATTCAATCAAATCAACATCGACGGCGGCGAGTTGGTGCAGAGCATCGAACTGCTGGAAACCCAGGGCGACAGCACCGTGCTGCGTATGCGCGACAGCACCGCCACCCAGCCATTGAGCGACGCGGAGCAACATGACTTTGCCGAGTGA
- a CDS encoding thioesterase family protein, protein MRSPGVIHADTHILVPFFDVDTMHVVWHGHYVKYLEVARCALLDKIGHNYTAMVESGYAWPVIDLQLRYVRGAVFGQTLNVRASLVEWENRLKVNYLISDLATGERLTRASTVQVAVDMSSREMQLASPKIFTDAVERMLP, encoded by the coding sequence ATGCGTAGTCCGGGAGTGATCCACGCCGACACGCACATCCTCGTGCCGTTCTTCGATGTCGACACCATGCACGTGGTCTGGCACGGCCACTACGTCAAATACCTGGAAGTCGCCCGCTGCGCCCTGCTCGACAAAATCGGCCACAACTACACGGCGATGGTCGAGTCCGGCTACGCGTGGCCGGTGATCGACCTGCAACTGCGCTACGTGCGCGGCGCCGTGTTCGGCCAGACCCTGAACGTGCGCGCCAGTCTGGTGGAGTGGGAGAACCGGCTGAAGGTCAACTACCTGATCAGCGACCTGGCCACTGGCGAACGCCTGACCCGCGCCAGCACGGTGCAGGTTGCCGTCGACATGAGCAGCCGCGAAATGCAGCTGGCCTCGCCGAAAATCTTCACCGACGCCGTTGAAAGGATGCTGCCATGA
- the hutH gene encoding histidine ammonia-lyase, which produces MTTPTHEPITFGELPLRIEDVLALANRQAPTQLQGDPAYRERIAKGARFLDSLLDKEGVIYGVTTGYGDSCVVAVPLHHVEALPRHLYTFHGCGLGKLLDAQATRAVLAARLQSLCHGVSGVRVELLERLQAFLEHDILPLIPEEGSVGASGDLTPLSYVAATLSGEREVMFRGERRQAADVHRELGWQPLVLRPKEALALMNGTAVMTGLACLAFARADYLLQLATRITALNVVALQGNPEHFDERLFATKPHPGQMQVAAWLRKDLAIDAPTAPLHRLQDRYSLRCAPHVLGVLADSLNWLRSFIEIELNSANDNPIIDAEAERVLHGGHFYGGHIAFAMDSLKNLVANVADLLDRQLALLVDERYNHGLPSNLSGASAERAMLNHGFKAVQIGTSAWTAEALKNTMPASVFSRSTECHNQDKVSMGTIAARDAIRVLELTEQVAAATLLAANQGVWLRSRAEDARPLPPALAEMHEALAKDFPPVIEDRALEGELRLCLQRIAEQHWRLHA; this is translated from the coding sequence ATGACGACGCCAACGCATGAGCCGATAACTTTCGGCGAACTCCCTTTGCGCATCGAAGACGTGCTGGCCCTGGCCAACCGTCAGGCACCGACGCAGCTGCAAGGCGACCCCGCCTATCGCGAACGCATCGCCAAGGGCGCGCGTTTTCTCGACTCGCTGCTGGACAAGGAGGGCGTGATTTACGGCGTGACCACCGGTTACGGCGACTCCTGTGTGGTCGCGGTGCCGCTGCATCACGTCGAGGCGCTGCCGCGTCATCTGTACACCTTCCACGGTTGCGGGCTGGGCAAATTGCTCGACGCCCAAGCCACCCGCGCGGTGCTGGCGGCACGCTTGCAGTCGCTGTGCCACGGCGTGTCCGGGGTACGCGTGGAACTGCTGGAGCGTCTGCAGGCGTTCCTCGAACACGACATTCTGCCGCTGATCCCGGAAGAAGGCTCGGTGGGCGCCAGCGGTGACCTGACGCCGTTGTCTTATGTGGCCGCCACCTTGTCCGGCGAGCGCGAAGTGATGTTCCGTGGCGAACGCCGTCAGGCCGCCGACGTGCATCGCGAACTGGGCTGGCAGCCGCTGGTGCTGCGTCCGAAAGAAGCGCTGGCCCTGATGAACGGCACCGCCGTGATGACCGGCCTCGCCTGCCTGGCCTTCGCCCGCGCCGATTACCTGCTGCAACTGGCCACGCGCATCACCGCGCTGAACGTGGTCGCGCTGCAAGGCAACCCGGAACACTTCGACGAGCGCCTGTTTGCCACCAAGCCTCATCCGGGACAGATGCAAGTCGCCGCGTGGCTGCGCAAGGACCTGGCGATCGACGCGCCGACCGCGCCGCTGCATCGCCTGCAAGATCGCTACTCTCTGCGCTGCGCGCCGCACGTCCTCGGGGTGTTGGCCGACAGCCTGAACTGGCTGCGTTCGTTCATCGAGATCGAACTCAACAGCGCCAACGACAACCCGATCATCGACGCCGAAGCCGAGCGCGTGCTGCACGGCGGGCACTTCTACGGCGGCCACATCGCGTTCGCCATGGACAGCCTGAAGAACCTTGTCGCCAACGTTGCCGACCTGCTGGACCGCCAGCTTGCACTGTTGGTGGACGAGCGTTACAACCACGGCTTGCCGAGCAACCTGTCGGGCGCCAGCGCCGAACGGGCGATGCTCAACCACGGCTTCAAGGCGGTGCAGATCGGCACCAGCGCCTGGACCGCCGAGGCGCTGAAAAACACCATGCCGGCCAGCGTGTTCTCGCGCTCCACCGAGTGCCACAACCAGGACAAGGTGAGCATGGGCACCATCGCCGCCCGCGATGCCATCCGCGTGCTGGAGCTGACCGAGCAAGTCGCCGCCGCCACCCTGCTGGCGGCCAATCAGGGCGTGTGGCTGCGCAGCCGGGCCGAAGACGCCCGTCCGCTGCCACCCGCCCTCGCCGAGATGCACGAAGCACTGGCCAAGGACTTCCCGCCCGTCATCGAAGACCGTGCGCTGGAAGGTGAATTGCGCCTGTGCCTGCAACGCATCGCCGAGCAACACTGGAGGCTGCATGCGTAG